Proteins from a genomic interval of Paenibacillus sp. FSL R5-0623:
- a CDS encoding proline--tRNA ligase has product MRQSEMLVPTLREAPAEADAAGHRWLLRSGMIRQLAAGIYSYLPLGRRILLNVERIVREEMDRAGCQEVLLPIMQPAELWEESGRYTQYGPELMRLKDRHAREFALGPTHEEVVTALARDEVNSYRKLPFTLYQIGTKFRDERRPRFGLLRGREFIMKDAYSFASDWEELDRTYQAMNTAYSRILERCGLDYIRVEADAGTIGGQGETHEFMALADVGEDTIVTCKHCGYAANLEKADYLTSGDIEKTEGSLEVPADSASADSALQTDEHSEAENVVHISTPGVRTIAELSTFVGKGAEHMIKTLLYVADGQLVAALVRGDHELNDIALKQVLGAEELTLADDAAIAAHPNLKVGFLGPIGLNLPMVVDADVAVMKSAITGANELDVHVSGVRPGFDFALERVERIRFAAEGDTCPTCGSPLVFTKGIEVGHIFKLGTKYSDAMGASFLDRNGRQCAPVMGCYGIGVSRLMAAIAEQYAGDDGIKWPAAVAPYDVHLITVSWKDEQQRQLTLELEQQLIDGGYTVLVDDRDERPGVKFKDAELIGLPVQIVIGRGAAEGQVELGSHALAASGESKRMGMTAQEAVLYVKEQLTS; this is encoded by the coding sequence ATGCGTCAAAGTGAAATGCTTGTCCCAACATTACGTGAAGCGCCAGCGGAGGCAGATGCAGCGGGACATCGCTGGTTACTGCGTTCCGGTATGATTCGCCAACTTGCTGCGGGAATTTACAGTTACCTACCCCTTGGACGGCGTATATTGTTAAATGTTGAACGGATCGTTCGTGAAGAGATGGATCGTGCGGGATGTCAGGAAGTATTGTTGCCGATTATGCAGCCTGCGGAGTTGTGGGAAGAATCCGGAAGATACACACAATATGGTCCTGAATTGATGCGTCTGAAGGATCGTCATGCACGGGAATTTGCACTTGGACCAACACATGAGGAAGTCGTAACCGCTTTAGCGCGGGATGAAGTGAACTCGTATCGGAAGCTGCCATTCACCCTGTACCAGATCGGAACCAAGTTCCGGGATGAACGCCGTCCTCGATTTGGATTGCTGCGCGGTCGTGAATTTATCATGAAAGATGCATACTCTTTTGCTTCGGACTGGGAAGAGCTTGATCGTACTTATCAGGCGATGAACACAGCGTATAGTCGCATTCTGGAGCGTTGTGGTCTGGACTATATCCGTGTTGAGGCGGACGCGGGAACGATTGGCGGTCAAGGTGAAACGCACGAGTTCATGGCTCTTGCTGACGTGGGTGAGGACACGATTGTAACCTGCAAACATTGTGGATATGCTGCAAATCTGGAGAAAGCGGATTATCTGACTTCTGGAGATATTGAGAAAACAGAAGGAAGCTTGGAAGTTCCAGCCGACTCTGCGAGTGCAGACTCCGCGCTTCAAACGGATGAACATTCGGAAGCGGAAAACGTAGTACACATCTCGACACCTGGCGTTCGTACGATCGCTGAGTTAAGCACTTTTGTGGGCAAAGGTGCTGAACATATGATCAAAACGCTGCTTTATGTGGCGGATGGTCAGCTCGTCGCTGCGCTTGTGCGTGGAGATCATGAATTAAATGACATCGCATTGAAGCAGGTGCTGGGGGCAGAGGAACTGACCCTTGCAGACGATGCAGCCATTGCGGCACATCCAAATCTGAAGGTAGGATTCCTGGGTCCAATTGGACTAAATCTGCCGATGGTGGTGGACGCTGACGTGGCAGTGATGAAGAGTGCAATTACAGGAGCCAATGAACTGGATGTACACGTTTCCGGCGTACGCCCAGGCTTTGATTTTGCATTGGAGCGAGTAGAACGAATTCGCTTTGCTGCGGAAGGGGATACTTGTCCAACATGTGGATCACCACTTGTGTTTACCAAAGGTATTGAGGTTGGACATATATTCAAATTGGGAACGAAATATAGTGATGCCATGGGTGCTTCATTCCTGGATCGTAATGGTCGCCAGTGTGCGCCAGTCATGGGATGTTACGGCATTGGCGTATCCCGCCTGATGGCCGCTATAGCTGAACAATATGCAGGAGATGATGGCATAAAATGGCCTGCCGCTGTTGCGCCTTATGATGTGCATCTGATTACAGTAAGCTGGAAGGATGAGCAGCAGCGTCAGCTCACCCTCGAACTGGAACAACAATTGATCGATGGCGGTTACACGGTATTGGTTGATGATCGGGATGAACGGCCGGGTGTGAAATTCAAGGATGCGGAGCTGATCGGATTGCCTGTGCAGATCGTTATTGGCCGAGGAGCAGCAGAAGGACAGGTCGAACTGGGATCACACGCACTTGCAGCATCAGGCGAGTCGAAACGAATGGGGATGACGGCACAGGAGGCTGTGCTTTATGTGAAAGAACAGCTCACTTCCTAG
- a CDS encoding 5'-nucleotidase C-terminal domain-containing protein, translating to MKIWKNYVSLLLTVCLLFGSVGIAAAATDTTPGTGKHITILHTNDTHARAVESSPAMGFAKVAGIADKYRSENPNTLLLDAGDAVHGTTFATLVNGESIVKVMNEMGYQAIVPGNHEFNYGSDRLIELADMMNFPMISANVKKKDGTRLFDPYLIEEIDGVKVGIIALSTPETMYKTNPKNVAGLDITDPSAEAKVLVNEIRSKVDVVVVLGHLGQDASSTDTSLKVVKEVPGIDIFIDGHSHTILQDGLVSDNGTLIASAGEYTNYVGVIDLWVDGGKVTKKQATLIDETEAKDIKPNEKVAALVNSIQKEQEPILKEEVANTAILLDGKREQVRAGETNLGDLLADAIRDVSNADIALTNGGGIRASIEKGIVTKGDVITVLPFGNQVVTLEVKGSDILAALEVGVASYPEPSGGFPQVSGIKFKIDTSAAEGSRVHSVTVGDKALDPEATYTLATNDFTAVGGDEYTMFTKYATTGMYGALDEALINYMQKLGAVDIKTDGRISEAKKPAVEPETPATETPAPTKPKPETPKPEKPSKPTPSKPAPAKLHVVKSGDSLYSISKQYGTTWQALQKLNNIKNPHWIYPGQQLKLPAAS from the coding sequence ATGAAAATCTGGAAGAATTACGTTTCACTTCTGCTAACGGTCTGTTTGCTGTTTGGCAGTGTAGGTATTGCCGCGGCTGCAACGGATACTACTCCGGGCACAGGCAAACACATTACCATTCTACATACGAATGATACGCATGCTCGTGCAGTTGAATCTTCACCTGCTATGGGTTTTGCCAAAGTAGCTGGAATCGCTGACAAATATCGTAGCGAAAACCCGAACACGCTCCTGCTTGATGCTGGAGATGCTGTACATGGTACAACTTTTGCCACTCTCGTGAATGGTGAGAGCATCGTGAAAGTCATGAATGAAATGGGATACCAAGCTATCGTACCCGGTAACCACGAATTCAACTATGGTTCGGATCGCTTGATCGAACTGGCAGACATGATGAACTTCCCAATGATTAGTGCCAACGTGAAGAAAAAAGACGGAACTCGTCTCTTCGATCCTTACCTGATTGAAGAAATTGATGGTGTAAAGGTTGGAATCATTGCCCTGTCCACACCTGAAACGATGTACAAAACGAATCCGAAAAACGTAGCAGGTCTTGATATTACAGACCCATCTGCGGAAGCTAAAGTTCTGGTGAACGAGATCCGCAGCAAAGTAGATGTTGTTGTGGTATTGGGACACCTTGGACAAGACGCGTCCAGCACAGATACTAGTTTAAAAGTAGTTAAAGAAGTTCCTGGCATCGATATATTCATTGATGGTCACAGCCACACAATACTGCAGGACGGTCTTGTATCCGATAACGGAACATTGATCGCAAGTGCAGGAGAATACACTAACTACGTAGGTGTCATCGACCTGTGGGTAGATGGTGGTAAAGTAACGAAGAAACAAGCAACATTAATTGATGAAACTGAAGCAAAAGACATCAAACCAAATGAGAAAGTCGCAGCTCTCGTGAACTCCATTCAAAAAGAACAAGAGCCTATTTTGAAAGAAGAAGTAGCCAATACAGCCATTCTACTGGATGGTAAACGTGAACAGGTACGTGCAGGTGAAACCAACCTGGGTGACCTGCTTGCAGACGCCATCCGTGATGTCAGCAACGCCGATATTGCACTGACTAACGGTGGTGGTATCCGTGCTTCCATTGAAAAGGGTATCGTAACCAAAGGTGATGTTATCACAGTGCTTCCTTTTGGTAATCAAGTGGTAACCCTTGAAGTGAAAGGGTCTGATATTCTGGCAGCCCTTGAAGTTGGTGTAGCTTCCTATCCGGAACCAAGCGGTGGATTCCCACAAGTATCTGGAATCAAGTTCAAAATCGACACTTCCGCTGCAGAAGGTAGCCGTGTACATTCCGTAACCGTGGGAGATAAAGCCCTTGATCCGGAAGCAACATACACACTGGCAACCAATGATTTCACAGCTGTTGGCGGTGACGAGTACACCATGTTCACCAAATATGCTACAACAGGTATGTATGGCGCATTGGATGAAGCATTGATCAACTACATGCAAAAGCTTGGCGCTGTAGACATCAAAACAGATGGTCGGATCAGTGAAGCGAAAAAACCTGCAGTAGAGCCGGAAACTCCGGCAACAGAAACACCAGCTCCAACCAAGCCAAAACCAGAAACACCAAAACCGGAAAAACCGTCTAAACCAACACCAAGCAAACCAGCTCCAGCCAAACTGCATGTTGTGAAATCCGGAGATTCCCTGTACTCTATCTCCAAACAATACGGCACAACTTGGCAGGCATTGCAGAAGCTCAATAATATCAAAAATCCACACTGGATTTATCCAGGTCAACAATTGAAATTGCCTGCAGCTTCTTAA
- a CDS encoding ImmA/IrrE family metallo-endopeptidase — protein sequence MDDIVTKLIRKHRTNCPFSIARAVGIQIRFTNLGKSTKGLYFRKLRRRFIVIHNDLPPEWQRFVCAHELGHDRLHKGINRFFLEEHSYFAPGKLERQANRFAIQLLTSGVMPEPDESLEKFCLRTGLPREAQHFFYTL from the coding sequence ATGGATGACATCGTAACAAAGCTGATTCGCAAACACCGGACCAACTGCCCTTTCAGCATTGCCCGCGCGGTTGGAATACAGATTCGTTTCACCAATTTGGGGAAGTCCACCAAGGGACTGTACTTTCGCAAGCTCCGGCGCAGGTTTATCGTCATACACAATGATTTGCCGCCGGAATGGCAGCGGTTCGTGTGCGCACATGAGCTTGGTCATGACCGGCTTCATAAAGGGATTAATCGATTCTTTCTGGAGGAACATTCCTATTTTGCTCCAGGCAAGCTGGAGAGACAGGCCAATCGTTTTGCCATTCAATTGCTGACCTCTGGAGTGATGCCTGAACCGGATGAATCTTTGGAGAAATTTTGTTTACGTACCGGACTGCCGCGTGAAGCGCAGCATTTTTTTTACACTCTTTAA
- a CDS encoding helix-turn-helix domain-containing protein, protein MVEHAFGPYMKQLREQQGYSINQLAEAAGISNSQISRIENGVRGVPKPATIRKISDALSVPYTEMMKQAGYIEPGSAAELQDVPEWATYKDRRDFKKMLEDDDDLMFDGIPLDEEDKKRIKDVLTGLFWEAKQMNKRKKTDESDNRP, encoded by the coding sequence ATTGTGGAGCACGCTTTTGGTCCTTATATGAAACAACTGCGCGAGCAACAGGGATACAGCATCAATCAGCTCGCCGAAGCAGCCGGAATAAGCAACTCACAGATTTCACGTATTGAGAATGGGGTCCGGGGTGTGCCAAAACCAGCGACCATCCGCAAGATTTCAGATGCACTCTCGGTACCCTATACAGAGATGATGAAGCAGGCTGGTTATATTGAACCAGGGAGTGCTGCTGAACTTCAGGACGTACCGGAATGGGCTACATACAAAGACCGTCGTGATTTCAAAAAGATGCTGGAGGACGATGATGATCTGATGTTTGACGGCATTCCACTTGATGAAGAGGACAAGAAACGAATCAAGGATGTGCTGACAGGTCTGTTCTGGGAAGCCAAACAGATGAACAAACGCAAAAAGACAGACGAATCGGACAATCGCCCATGA
- a CDS encoding ArpU family phage packaging/lysis transcriptional regulator has protein sequence MELMLPELDRRKTQTAVEAALEKYRIYKTIAFEEREVMVTASYAERFHGATNVTGDSTARTAIYNVDVQRARQAYCDTIDFVVSRLSEKERVLVCERYLKDDDVFDYKVYNHVFDPPVSKDTYTKIRTRAFYKMALALSDRGLINMEPLSVSRKERQKLG, from the coding sequence ATGGAATTAATGCTGCCCGAATTGGACCGACGCAAAACGCAAACAGCTGTTGAAGCTGCGCTGGAAAAATACCGAATTTATAAAACCATTGCATTTGAAGAACGAGAGGTTATGGTGACGGCAAGTTATGCCGAGCGTTTCCACGGTGCAACCAATGTGACGGGGGATTCCACGGCGAGAACGGCGATCTACAATGTGGACGTGCAGCGCGCGCGTCAGGCATATTGCGATACGATTGATTTTGTTGTGTCCCGGCTGAGTGAAAAGGAACGTGTACTCGTCTGTGAACGATATTTGAAAGACGATGATGTGTTTGACTATAAGGTGTATAACCATGTGTTTGATCCGCCTGTCAGCAAGGATACGTATACGAAGATTCGTACACGTGCTTTCTACAAAATGGCGCTGGCTCTGTCAGATCGAGGTCTGATTAATATGGAACCTTTGTCTGTGTCCCGCAAAGAGCGACAGAAGCTGGGCTGA
- a CDS encoding GAF domain-containing sensor histidine kinase, whose translation MVTIVEQTTVGTAKGEKSAMSEEVGMQEMVTLKTIAETLNTSNDLNLMLDTVVGKLLELTGLTAGWMFLINERGDYTCVSDYNLPPALLRKDKEPMRTGTCWCVNRFKDGQLNHAVNIINCKRLEDAVEFQWGDTHDITHHATVPLRSGEKMLGLLNVAAPAKEHFSDSELALLQGVAYQIGSAVERMRLYRAEQRRADLYAKLGEFSTALGLAVNECSNSDAFSLKVVQLLGQHYDWPFATIIQQKNGMFIVQAAYANDTVRTLSSTPLSSEATSHINHVINSHRVTSLSGTQIAEIFTLCKPDQTMNSIASGIAAPLPYHTPGETGILVIGIGTSGPAQADREVLEALAEHIAASWESLKLAENRRELARMEERNRLARDLHDSVNQILFSLSLTAKGAESMLPGSEQLHPAAEAMKDIRALSQEALKEMRALIMQLRPAGLEAGLLHALQEYGTSQGLQVMMNRMGMRSLPRNIEEALWRIGQEALNNVRKHADVPSAEVTLKLSDHEVVLTVTDQGKGGANRSKASSGSSLGLSIMKERAESLGGRLEIVSSSRKGTIVTAVIPLPFESV comes from the coding sequence TTGGTTACAATAGTTGAACAAACCACAGTTGGCACAGCCAAAGGAGAGAAGTCTGCCATGTCGGAAGAAGTCGGAATGCAGGAAATGGTCACGTTGAAGACAATCGCGGAAACGCTCAATACGTCCAATGATCTGAACTTAATGCTGGATACCGTGGTCGGCAAATTACTGGAGTTGACCGGATTAACGGCAGGCTGGATGTTTCTGATTAATGAACGTGGAGACTATACCTGTGTTTCGGATTACAATCTGCCCCCGGCATTACTGCGTAAAGATAAGGAGCCCATGCGAACGGGTACCTGCTGGTGTGTGAACCGCTTTAAGGACGGTCAACTCAATCATGCGGTCAACATCATTAACTGTAAACGGCTGGAGGATGCGGTGGAATTCCAATGGGGAGATACCCATGATATTACCCACCATGCAACCGTCCCGTTAAGGTCAGGTGAGAAGATGCTCGGCCTGCTCAACGTGGCTGCGCCAGCCAAGGAACATTTCAGTGACAGTGAACTGGCGCTGTTACAGGGCGTGGCGTACCAGATTGGTAGTGCGGTAGAGCGGATGAGATTGTATCGCGCGGAGCAGCGACGAGCTGATCTGTATGCCAAGCTGGGGGAGTTCAGCACAGCCTTGGGTCTTGCAGTGAACGAATGCAGCAATTCGGATGCTTTTTCTTTAAAAGTTGTACAGCTGCTTGGGCAGCATTATGATTGGCCTTTTGCTACAATTATTCAGCAGAAAAATGGAATGTTCATTGTGCAGGCAGCCTATGCAAATGATACGGTTCGAACGTTATCAAGTACTCCGTTATCTTCCGAAGCGACGAGCCACATAAACCATGTAATCAATAGTCATCGTGTAACATCTCTGTCTGGGACACAGATCGCTGAGATATTTACCCTGTGCAAGCCTGACCAGACTATGAATTCCATTGCCTCGGGAATTGCTGCTCCACTTCCGTACCATACGCCAGGGGAAACGGGAATTCTGGTGATCGGAATAGGAACATCAGGTCCCGCGCAGGCAGACCGTGAAGTGCTGGAGGCATTGGCCGAACATATTGCGGCCTCATGGGAGAGTCTGAAGCTGGCGGAGAATCGCCGCGAACTTGCGCGAATGGAAGAGAGAAACCGGTTGGCTCGCGATCTGCATGATTCGGTTAATCAGATTTTATTTTCACTATCGTTAACGGCTAAAGGCGCGGAAAGTATGTTACCCGGCTCCGAGCAGTTACACCCTGCAGCGGAAGCGATGAAGGATATTCGGGCTTTGTCTCAGGAGGCTCTCAAGGAAATGCGCGCATTGATTATGCAGCTCCGTCCCGCGGGGCTGGAAGCAGGGCTGCTCCATGCGCTACAGGAATACGGCACCAGCCAGGGTCTTCAAGTGATGATGAATCGGATGGGAATGCGGTCTTTACCGCGTAATATAGAAGAAGCATTGTGGCGAATCGGACAGGAAGCGCTGAATAATGTACGGAAACACGCTGATGTTCCTTCTGCTGAGGTCACCCTCAAGTTAAGTGATCATGAAGTGGTGCTCACCGTCACAGATCAGGGAAAAGGTGGTGCGAACAGGTCAAAGGCGTCGTCTGGAAGCTCCCTTGGCCTGTCCATTATGAAGGAACGGGCGGAATCACTCGGGGGTAGGTTAGAGATAGTTAGCTCTTCCCGTAAGGGAACGATAGTAACGGCAGTCATTCCACTTCCGTTCGAATCTGTATAA
- a CDS encoding response regulator transcription factor, with amino-acid sequence MPITILLADDHAMVRRGLHVFLTTQQDMKVVGEASNGQEALEQAEALKPDVVLMDLHMPVMDGIETARRLRTLMPATRIIVLTSFSDQDHVVPAVRAGVKGYLLKDIEPEDLAVAIRNVHAGQVELHPAAAGQLMHVMASSDWSINEQQPQYIPTDQSADSQHQEPKQVGKSNETSLGGPDMLTRREQEVLGLIAQGLSNKEIAVQLVITEKTVKTHVSHLLDKLGLADRTQAALHAVRNGWVV; translated from the coding sequence ATGCCGATTACGATTTTGCTCGCAGATGATCATGCGATGGTGAGAAGAGGTTTGCACGTTTTTTTGACCACACAGCAAGACATGAAGGTTGTTGGAGAAGCATCGAACGGGCAGGAAGCACTGGAGCAGGCGGAAGCGTTAAAACCTGACGTGGTATTAATGGATCTGCATATGCCGGTCATGGACGGAATTGAAACAGCCAGACGGCTGCGCACATTAATGCCAGCAACGCGAATTATTGTACTTACATCGTTTTCGGATCAGGATCATGTGGTTCCTGCTGTGCGTGCAGGGGTGAAAGGATATCTACTCAAGGATATTGAACCGGAGGATCTGGCTGTGGCCATTCGCAATGTGCATGCAGGTCAGGTAGAATTGCATCCCGCCGCAGCAGGTCAATTGATGCATGTGATGGCTTCATCCGATTGGTCTATAAATGAACAGCAACCACAGTATATACCGACAGATCAGTCAGCAGACAGTCAACATCAGGAGCCAAAGCAGGTTGGAAAATCAAATGAAACATCCCTTGGTGGTCCGGATATGCTCACTCGCCGTGAACAAGAGGTTTTGGGGTTGATTGCTCAAGGATTAAGCAACAAGGAAATTGCAGTTCAATTGGTCATCACCGAAAAAACGGTCAAAACACATGTCAGTCATCTGCTCGACAAACTGGGCCTGGCGGATCGTACACAAGCGGCTCTTCATGCCGTAAGAAATGGCTGGGTCGTCTGA
- a CDS encoding NAD(P)H-dependent oxidoreductase produces the protein MNIVILAGSNRNNATSTRLGEYAVEIIRGQGHQASLFDLYQTPLPFYAPDEKQADHEHLADLNTRMLAADAIILSTPEYHGSISGVLKNALDHLSQAHFSGKPVLSISSSGGAVGVSSLLQLQAIVRNLHGINAQEWISIGGAQRRRFEATFDGYEEYEGSQDIEDRVQRVIGSFLNLAQTLTNARNSTMS, from the coding sequence ATGAATATTGTTATTTTGGCAGGCAGCAATCGGAACAATGCAACCAGTACACGTCTGGGAGAGTATGCTGTGGAGATTATTCGAGGTCAGGGACATCAGGCCAGCCTGTTTGATCTGTATCAGACACCACTTCCATTCTATGCGCCAGATGAAAAACAAGCGGATCATGAACATCTGGCAGACCTGAATACACGTATGCTCGCGGCTGATGCAATCATCCTGTCTACACCAGAGTATCACGGCAGTATTAGCGGTGTGCTCAAAAATGCACTGGATCACCTGAGTCAGGCTCATTTCAGCGGCAAGCCCGTGCTGTCCATCAGCTCCTCTGGTGGAGCGGTGGGGGTAAGTTCCCTTTTACAACTGCAAGCGATTGTTCGCAATCTGCATGGAATTAATGCCCAGGAGTGGATATCCATTGGGGGTGCGCAGCGCAGACGATTCGAAGCAACATTTGACGGATACGAAGAGTACGAAGGCAGTCAGGATATAGAGGACCGGGTGCAGCGGGTTATTGGATCGTTTTTAAATCTGGCACAGACGTTAACGAATGCGCGGAATTCTACCATGAGTTGA
- a CDS encoding VOC family protein, translating into MMITGIFETHLNVTDLERSHHFYETVLGLPHAYGQKERGNSFYWIGGKGNAMLGLWQKDPSKVKRQHFAFHVSLEDMKHAVAHLENKGIKTQNFLDDDIGELYVFGWMPAVSVYFNDPDGHSLEFIAMLPDEAKPELGMVPWSQWEEMQEKTI; encoded by the coding sequence ATGATGATTACAGGCATATTTGAAACACATCTAAACGTGACGGATCTGGAGAGATCCCATCACTTCTATGAAACGGTCCTGGGTTTACCTCATGCCTACGGGCAGAAAGAACGTGGAAACTCCTTCTACTGGATTGGTGGAAAAGGCAATGCCATGCTGGGATTGTGGCAAAAGGATCCTTCCAAGGTGAAACGTCAGCACTTTGCTTTTCATGTATCTCTGGAGGATATGAAACATGCGGTGGCTCACTTGGAGAACAAAGGAATCAAGACACAGAACTTCCTGGATGATGATATCGGTGAACTGTACGTCTTCGGCTGGATGCCTGCGGTATCTGTATATTTTAACGATCCGGATGGTCACTCGCTTGAATTCATCGCCATGCTCCCGGATGAAGCGAAGCCTGAACTTGGCATGGTGCCGTGGAGTCAGTGGGAGGAGATGCAGGAGAAGACCATATGA
- a CDS encoding VOC family protein, translating to MMIEELQLYTTRLEDLKHFYRDTLGMEVSNATDQTFNLQVGRTKMIFKPCETDHEPFYHVAWLIPTNRFKEAKQWAASRVVLNREENRDETYSATWDSHSVYFEDPAGNIIELIAHHRIQNESDHDFSTEDILQVCEVGLVTEDVLSTVNELQQIGLTRWGEVSETFAPVGDVHGLFIVVKKDRTWFFSKQKAQIYPLEVSIRGVGKLRIG from the coding sequence ATGATGATTGAAGAATTACAGTTATATACAACACGGTTGGAGGACCTCAAGCATTTTTATCGTGATACGTTGGGAATGGAAGTGTCCAATGCGACAGATCAGACCTTCAACCTGCAGGTTGGAAGGACAAAGATGATTTTCAAACCGTGTGAAACAGATCATGAGCCCTTTTATCATGTAGCCTGGTTGATTCCAACGAATCGGTTCAAGGAAGCGAAGCAGTGGGCTGCATCACGTGTTGTTTTAAATAGGGAAGAAAATCGGGATGAGACATACTCTGCTACTTGGGACTCTCATTCTGTCTATTTCGAAGATCCGGCAGGCAATATTATCGAGTTGATTGCTCATCATCGTATTCAGAACGAGAGTGACCATGACTTCTCCACTGAAGATATATTACAAGTGTGTGAGGTTGGACTGGTGACGGAGGATGTTCTGTCTACGGTGAATGAGCTTCAACAGATTGGACTCACTCGCTGGGGTGAGGTTAGTGAAACTTTTGCTCCTGTAGGAGATGTACATGGACTATTTATTGTGGTGAAGAAGGATCGGACGTGGTTTTTCTCCAAGCAAAAAGCACAGATCTATCCGCTGGAAGTATCCATCCGTGGGGTGGGCAAGCTTCGAATTGGCTAA